In Euphorbia lathyris chromosome 9, ddEupLath1.1, whole genome shotgun sequence, the following are encoded in one genomic region:
- the LOC136207186 gene encoding protein FAR-RED ELONGATED HYPOCOTYL 1 isoform X1 encodes MEHAIRSPSEINSFDLNESIFDLNKKRKLQADQFGLPLPKHKCWNHRVSTKPLDILEENQLVEDDLSSRLTEEPTIEDGSEPEESAEDSNSFMEDYDCVSSDAKFETDVSKPWSSTATSTTADWSCNNVKDNQCSSDVTTAGASAENEPVYEAEEYDPSNYFDEIQGHQNIDDCIVEVDGEYIFRHEIGSIEPFKSFNKTLYSKKAKPDTPLLSSGSCSVNQDAATVRKPTIDQEFEEYFSMLML; translated from the exons ATGGAACATGCTATCCGAAGCCCTTCTGAGATTAACAG CTTCGATCTCAATGAGAGCATATTTGATTTGAACAAGAAAAGAAAGTTACAAGCAGATCAATTTGGCTTGCCTCTGCCCAAGCATAAGTGCTGGAATCATCGTGTATCCACTAAACCCCTCGATATATTGGAAGAAAACCAATTAGTTGAAGATGATTTGAGCTCACGTTTAACAGAGGAACCGACTATTGAGGATGGATCAGAACCTGAAGAATCAGCCGAGGATAGCAACAGTTTCATGGAAGATTATGACTGTGTATCCAGTGATGCTAAATTTGAAACAGATGTTTCGAAGCCATGGTCTTCAACTGCAACCTCTACAACGGCAGACTGGAGCTGCAACAATGTTAAGGATAACCAATGTTCATCTGATGTAACGACAGCAGGAGCTTCTGCGGAAAATGAACCAGTTTATGAAGCTGAAGAGTATGATCCCAGCAATTATTTTGATGAAATACAAGGACATCAGAATATTGATGATTGCATTGTAGAAGTCGACGGGGAATACATTTTCAGACATGAAATTGGTAGCATTGAGCCATTTAAAAGTTTTAACAAAACTCTCTATTCCAAGAAGGCTAAACCAGATACTCCTTTGTTGTCTTCGGGAAGTTGTAGTGTTAACCAAG ATGCTGCAACTGTAAGAAAACCAACCATTGATCAAGAGTTTGAGGAATACTTTTCCATGCTGATGCTGTAG
- the LOC136207186 gene encoding uncharacterized protein isoform X2: MEHAIRSPSEINSFDLNESIFDLNKKRKLQADQFGLPLPKHKCWNHRVSTKPLDILEENQLVEDDLSSRLTEEPTIEDGSEPEESAEDSNSFMEDYDCVSSDAKFETDVSKPWSSTATSTTADWSCNNVKDNQCSSDVTTAGASAENEPVYEAEEYDPSNYFDEIQGHQNIDDCIVEVDGEYIFRHEIGSIEPFKSFNKTLYSKKAKPDTPLLSSGSCSVNQGESGLPCELSGCCNCKKTNH, translated from the exons ATGGAACATGCTATCCGAAGCCCTTCTGAGATTAACAG CTTCGATCTCAATGAGAGCATATTTGATTTGAACAAGAAAAGAAAGTTACAAGCAGATCAATTTGGCTTGCCTCTGCCCAAGCATAAGTGCTGGAATCATCGTGTATCCACTAAACCCCTCGATATATTGGAAGAAAACCAATTAGTTGAAGATGATTTGAGCTCACGTTTAACAGAGGAACCGACTATTGAGGATGGATCAGAACCTGAAGAATCAGCCGAGGATAGCAACAGTTTCATGGAAGATTATGACTGTGTATCCAGTGATGCTAAATTTGAAACAGATGTTTCGAAGCCATGGTCTTCAACTGCAACCTCTACAACGGCAGACTGGAGCTGCAACAATGTTAAGGATAACCAATGTTCATCTGATGTAACGACAGCAGGAGCTTCTGCGGAAAATGAACCAGTTTATGAAGCTGAAGAGTATGATCCCAGCAATTATTTTGATGAAATACAAGGACATCAGAATATTGATGATTGCATTGTAGAAGTCGACGGGGAATACATTTTCAGACATGAAATTGGTAGCATTGAGCCATTTAAAAGTTTTAACAAAACTCTCTATTCCAAGAAGGCTAAACCAGATACTCCTTTGTTGTCTTCGGGAAGTTGTAGTGTTAACCAAGGTGAGTCCGGCCTGCCATGTGAACTTTCAGG ATGCTGCAACTGTAAGAAAACCAACCATTGA